In Miscanthus floridulus cultivar M001 chromosome 5, ASM1932011v1, whole genome shotgun sequence, one genomic interval encodes:
- the LOC136453347 gene encoding uncharacterized protein: MANQCAAAALLLIVSLFVAVAISGADARPSVRPSKTAALRHDAHGGGYVADAAAPTEPEPEPEQEPKKPEEPKKPEKPESELTCNKVHGVQAGETCCSVGEGARLTEDQFLFFNPNLCCEKLFVGQWVCLEATSGCHD, from the exons ATGGCGAACcaatgcgccgccgccgccctcctcctGATCGTGTCCCTCTTCGTGGCGGTCGCCATCTCCGGGGCCGACGCGAGGCCCAGCGTGCGTCCCAGCAAGACGGCAGCCCTCCGCCACGACGCGCATGGAGGTG GTTACGTGGCGGATGCTGCGGCACCaacggagccggagccggagccggagcaggAGCCGAAGAAGCCGGAGGAGCCGAAGAAGCCGGAGAAGCCGGAGTCGGAGCTGACCTGCAACAAGGTGCACGGGGTGCAGGCCGGCGAGACGTGCTGTTCCGTGGGGGAGGGAGCGAGGCTGACCGAGGACCAGTTCCTCTTCTTCAACCCCAACCTCTGCTGCGAGAAGCTCTTCGTCGGCCAGTGGGTCTGCCTTGAAGCCACATCCGGTTGTCATGACTGA